The Thermococcus thermotolerans genome contains a region encoding:
- a CDS encoding arginine--tRNA ligase produces the protein MGYAQVKEKIRLILQETLKEMLDEAGKEWEGEITFDDTPSIELGDFATTVSFQLARVFRKAPKLIAEELVERLKEKLPEKISEVKAVNGYINFYLNYEIFAKNLVREILDGGDAYGESEVGAGKKVIVEHTSVNPTKPLHMGHARNAVLGDTMARIMRKLGYTVEVQNYIDDLGVQFAQVLWGYLHLKDKFERLEAELREKGLKEEFIDHVMGLLYVEVNKRIEENPEVDKEVRELMKKLEEGDNEIAEIGRKLAERVVKAQMLTTYRMGIAYDLLSWESDIMRSGIFDEAYELIEANENFFWATEGKYRGAFVMDLRRLFPDMKNPFLVLKRSDGTATYTGKDIAYHLWKFGKVSADMLYKPWDKREEHETWTTAPDGDEIPCRFGGADIVVNVIGAEQKHPQMAIKYALQLLGFQESAENFHHLAYEHVVRPEGKFSGRKGTWVGFTVDEVLNEAVQRARELVEQKNPSLSDEEKDNIAEAVGVGAVRFNLVKYSPDKIITFRWEDVLNFEGESAPYVQYAHARCASILRKAEESGVDTEWRVLLEKADFSKLTNREKELIKLLAKFPEIVEQAGKDVKPHLIPWYANELASLFNKFYMDHPVLKAEEGIVEERLLLVLAVKQVLRNALELLGIEAPEKM, from the coding sequence ATGGGATACGCTCAGGTTAAGGAGAAAATCAGGCTCATCCTCCAAGAAACTCTGAAAGAAATGCTGGACGAGGCTGGAAAAGAGTGGGAAGGTGAGATAACCTTCGACGACACTCCAAGCATCGAGCTTGGCGACTTCGCAACTACGGTTTCCTTCCAGCTGGCGAGGGTTTTCAGGAAGGCACCGAAGCTCATCGCCGAGGAGCTCGTTGAAAGGCTCAAGGAGAAACTTCCGGAGAAGATTTCAGAGGTCAAGGCCGTGAACGGCTACATAAACTTCTATCTGAACTATGAAATATTTGCCAAAAACCTCGTCCGCGAGATACTCGATGGAGGGGACGCCTACGGAGAGAGTGAGGTTGGGGCCGGAAAGAAGGTCATCGTTGAACACACCTCAGTGAACCCGACAAAGCCCCTCCACATGGGGCACGCCAGGAACGCAGTTCTCGGCGACACGATGGCGAGGATAATGCGGAAGCTCGGCTACACCGTTGAAGTCCAGAACTACATAGACGACCTTGGGGTGCAGTTTGCCCAGGTTCTTTGGGGCTATCTCCATCTGAAGGACAAGTTTGAGAGGCTTGAGGCAGAGCTGAGGGAGAAGGGCCTGAAGGAAGAATTCATAGACCACGTCATGGGGCTGCTCTACGTCGAGGTAAACAAACGCATAGAAGAGAATCCAGAGGTTGATAAGGAAGTCCGCGAGCTGATGAAGAAGCTCGAAGAAGGAGACAATGAGATAGCCGAAATCGGCAGGAAGTTGGCAGAGCGCGTCGTCAAAGCCCAGATGCTGACAACCTACCGCATGGGCATAGCCTACGATCTGCTCAGCTGGGAGAGCGACATAATGCGGAGTGGAATCTTCGATGAGGCCTACGAACTCATCGAGGCCAACGAGAACTTCTTCTGGGCCACTGAGGGTAAGTACAGGGGCGCCTTCGTGATGGATCTGAGGAGGCTCTTTCCTGACATGAAGAACCCATTCCTCGTCCTCAAAAGGAGCGACGGAACGGCCACATACACTGGCAAGGACATAGCCTATCACCTCTGGAAGTTCGGGAAGGTAAGTGCCGACATGCTCTACAAGCCGTGGGACAAACGCGAAGAGCATGAGACCTGGACGACCGCTCCCGACGGGGATGAGATACCCTGCCGCTTCGGGGGGGCGGATATAGTTGTCAACGTCATCGGTGCCGAGCAGAAGCACCCGCAGATGGCTATAAAGTACGCCCTCCAGCTCCTCGGCTTCCAAGAAAGCGCCGAAAACTTCCACCACTTGGCTTACGAGCATGTTGTAAGGCCAGAAGGCAAGTTCTCGGGAAGGAAGGGAACCTGGGTCGGCTTCACCGTCGACGAGGTTCTCAACGAGGCCGTCCAGAGGGCCAGGGAGCTCGTCGAGCAGAAGAATCCTAGCCTTAGTGACGAGGAGAAGGATAACATCGCGGAGGCCGTTGGAGTTGGAGCGGTTCGCTTCAACCTGGTCAAGTACAGTCCGGACAAGATAATCACCTTCAGATGGGAGGACGTTCTCAATTTCGAGGGCGAGAGCGCCCCCTACGTCCAGTACGCCCACGCGCGCTGTGCCTCGATCCTCAGGAAGGCGGAGGAGAGCGGCGTTGACACCGAGTGGAGGGTGCTCCTTGAGAAGGCGGACTTCTCGAAGCTCACGAACCGCGAGAAAGAACTGATAAAGCTTCTCGCAAAGTTCCCGGAGATCGTGGAGCAGGCAGGAAAGGACGTTAAGCCCCACCTCATCCCGTGGTACGCCAACGAGCTCGCCTCGCTCTTCAACAAGTTCTACATGGACCACCCGGTGCTCAAGGCTGAGGAAGGCATAGTGGAGGAGAGACTGCTCTTAGTTTTGGCCGTAAAGCAGGTTCTCAGGAATGCCCTTGAACTGCTCGGCATAGAGGCGCCTGAGAAGATGTAG
- a CDS encoding lipoate protein ligase C-terminal domain-containing protein, translated as MKHHVGEHKARKGLIRIEFDERDGKAEHVKITGDFFMHPEEAVQELERKLEGHKLEELEQIIDEFFAVRMDIEMPYVNVEDFKIALKNALKE; from the coding sequence ATGAAGCACCACGTTGGAGAGCACAAGGCCAGAAAGGGCCTGATAAGGATAGAGTTCGACGAGAGAGACGGAAAAGCAGAACACGTAAAAATCACCGGGGACTTCTTCATGCATCCAGAAGAGGCAGTCCAGGAGCTTGAAAGGAAACTTGAAGGACACAAACTCGAAGAACTGGAGCAGATTATAGACGAGTTCTTCGCGGTGAGGATGGACATAGAGATGCCCTACGTTAACGTTGAGGACTTCAAGATTGCCCTCAAGAACGCCCTCAAAGAGTGA